In Daphnia magna isolate NIES linkage group LG5, ASM2063170v1.1, whole genome shotgun sequence, a single genomic region encodes these proteins:
- the LOC116922769 gene encoding AF4/FMR2 family member lilli isoform X3 encodes MSYNLSRDAGDRSRDRELQAKARAQMSSMLAEPEESFMPVFDAPVRLRPSSGDRTHQMIVKTLGRYAPSIIEDSKYLIGVYQEPATPLPSREHHDPPDTPPPPSSNSCSSSSSRPEFATPTKPAPSSGLGQGHSHQRPTSSGGSLMKPPSHAAPHVAPQRSSAPPGRSSSNSNTTSSMTGLHKAPGPGPGGGYHSGASSSSSSSSSSSSSSSSSTSSSRQRPPINNMRPHPPKLSFNNPPPSSTPDQGVGHPDVHDILKEMKSVAVTPLTAIAATPRKEADRFDFGHPHQPPKRMPSNGGLMDDLSISDSDPDSETESSIKISAAATTSTAPVLSPLPSSPMEPMNSPPRPRSPLSGPATAAASEADDSEDDSSSESDGSSSDSSSDGEHVEPETKPPHVSPPKQQQQPQQQQPANTPSWSLKSFLPINPPSSIFEGTTRGSDVSQSGLDQISLDRRDTLGDSLRRPDDDDDDFFGSSAGLRFDSPTPASELDDGLFKGDKNATTSSVAKMISDSDSEQPDLNSALSKMIVPEPLLSEMSDSEDHITPRPNLPSSGSKASTNRRVKQSQSSSKNSLNRLSHSESSSSDDERPVPEARPRQPVVTAPPALPAPAAPVEAAPKRRGPGRPKKQVNASAPASGKEISKRPGRAPRKQSANVQAPISREILDTTTSSVSSSSSPSNSEVDVENTPSPLKARKPSLSVTVTPPTTPRKNNVHSQSPSKLAAVAKMPTPPTAVASRVLFPSRSRSRSRSSSSSSRRSSSSSSSSSSSSSSSSSCRSMPSGGGKGQPRPRDEDLQKDYSPPKLDMDSKPNSDRKCALFMKIYRPTGAKGRQDRAAAPDAAVPTSGGKGVKGKLEPKKVVSEVAASPKAVVAPTPPPPAKVAPAVPYVNGRPSLMCQVPLSKLAAPVRPPTQEKNPERPVENKTRTPVPKREAEKSSTPNRSSSKSSKRRSSISSTSSVSVPPPVVATPSHRKESKRKRKGEGGDDAVETQTGKAQKKKSRRKINVEEAEQEAGPLPPIVPTPNHIPSVDIKSCLSPFDPRNASPAPPMMRTQQQTQPGTNLVYFSYFEEPPAHQLEHEDRDHNHFLSEAKALKHAADKQQTDRTLQAVQYLEAVLFFILTGNAMEHDRMTEKAAFTMYKDTLNLIRYISSKFRHQPQAGTQSANIDAKLQILSLRCQALLYLKLFKMRRHEVKEFSKVLGDYHAKATTVAVTSPAMGGASGSGIALDMHGQASVGGGVLYRTSGTPSPLSPTPSPAGSVGSVGSQSSGYSSGELAPGQTSGQVGQQQQRPQQLANNQPLAMSTPNHLNVGPCVSVPLGVHSVMQKQNQYFSYLCTCHELWEQGDSLVQRAQAQDFFIQLDRQCGPLTFHSSLRDVVRYVRAGVQRLRDAYIQPGR; translated from the exons ATGTCTTATAATTTGAG TCGTGATGCCGGTGATCGGTCACGTGATCGTGAACTCCAGGCCAAGGCCAGGGCCCAGATGTCATCAATGCTGGCCGAGCCGGAGGAATCGTTTATGCCCGTCTTTGACGCACCCGTTCGC CTCCGGCCGTCTTCAGGTGACCGGACGCACCAGATGATTGTCAAGACACTGGGCCGATACGCTCCGTCGATCATTGAAGATTCCAAATATTTGATTGGAGTGTACCAAGAGCCAGCTACGCCACTACCGAGTCGGGAACACCATGATCCGCCCGACACTCCGCCACCACCATCCAGTAACAGctgtagtagtagtagtagccGGCCGGAATTCGCCACTCCTACCAAGCCGGCCCCGTCTTCGGGCCTGGGTCAGGGCCATTCTCACCAACGGCCCACTTCATCAGGTGGTAGCTTGATGAAACCTCCTTCGCATGCTGCACCGCATGTTGCTCCTCAAAGAAGTTCAGCTCCTCCCGGCCGGTCCAGCAGTAATAGTAATACTACAAGTAGTATGACGGGGTTACACAAGGCTCCTGGACCTGGCCCTGGTGGAGGATATCATAGCGGTGCgtcgtcgtcttcttcttcatcgtcaTCCTCCTCTTCCTCATCATCGTCGTCTACCTCTTCATCGAGGCAGCGTCCGCCAATCAACAATATGCGGCCTCATCCACCAAAGTTGAGCTTCAACAATCCTCCTCCGTCGTCAACGCCTGACCAAGGCGTTGGCCATCCAGATGTCCATGATATCCTCAAAGAAATGAAGTCGGTGGCCGTGACACCGTTAACGGCCATCGCTGCCACTCCGCGGAAAGAAGCCGATCGTTTCGATTTCGGTCACCCTCACCAACCGCCGAAGCGGATGCCTTCCAACGGCGGGCTAATGGATGATTTGAGCATCTCAGACAGCGATCCGGACTCCGAAACAGAATCCTCCATCAAGATCTCTGCCGCCGCCACCACCTCTACTGCCCCAGTTCTTAGCCCACTGCCTTCCAGTCCGATGGAACCGATGAACAGTCCACCAAGGCCTCGTTCGCCACTCTCTGGTCCGGCTACGGCCGCCGCGAGTGAGGCTGACGATTCCGAAGACGATTCTAGTTCGGAATCGGATGGCTCCAGTTCGGATTCCAGCTCTGATGGTGAACACGTTGAGCCGGAAACGAAACCCCCTCACGTTTCTCCACCTAAACAG cagcaacagccacagcaacaacagccgGCCAATACTCCCAGCTGGAGCTTAAAATCGTTCCTGCCCATCAATCCTCCTAGCAGCATATTTGAGGGCACAACGAGGGGCTCTGACGTTTCGCAGTCAGGCCTTGATCAAATCTCATTGGATCGAAGAGACACTCTGGGCGATTCGCTTCGTCGTCCggacgatgacgacgatgatTTCTTTGGCAGTTCGGCAGGCCTTAGATTTGATAGTCCAACTCCTGCGTCTGAGCTGGACGATGGACTGTTTAAAGGAGACAAAAACGCGACAACATCGTCCGTCGCCAAGATGATTTCAGACAGCGACTCTGAGCAGCCAGACCTCAATTCTGCCTTGTCGAAAATGATCGTGCCTGAacctttgctgtcggaaatgTCCGACTCGGAGGATCATATCACGCCCAGGCCTAACTTGCCTTCATCTGGTTCGAAAGCGTCCACCAACCGGAGAGTCAAACAGTCCCAATCTTCTAGTAAAAACAGTTTGAATCGTTTGTCTCATTCGGAGAGTAGCAGCAGTGATGACGAACGTCCAGTGCCAGAAGCGCGGCCACGACAGCCCGTCGTGACGGCCCCGCCAGCTTTGCCTGCTCCCGCTGCGCCAGTGGAGGCCGCTCCTAAACGAAGAGGTCCTGGTCGGCCGAAGAAACAAGTCAATGCATCTGCACCTGCTTCGGGCAAAGAGATTTCCAAACGTCCAGGTCGAGCACCGAGGAAACAATCTGCCAACGTCCAGGCTCCGATATCGCGCGAGATTCTGGACACGACCACGTCATCGGTGAGCAGCTCATCGTCGCCGTCCAACAGTGAAGTAGATGTGGAGAACACACCATCTCCGTTAAAGGCGAGGAAGCCCAGCCTGTCGGTGACGGTGACGCCGCCGACGACTCCGCGCAAAAACAACGTCCACTCTCAAAGTCCATCGAAATTGGCTGCTGTCGCGAAAATGCCCACGCCGCCGACGGCCGTGGCAAGTCGGGTCCTTTTCCCATCTCGCAGTCGGAGTAGGAGCAGGAGCAGTTCGAGCAGTAGTCGcagaagcagcagcagcagttcGAGCAGCAGTTCgagtagcagcagcagcagtagtTGCAGGTCGATGCCCAGCGGAGGTGGCAAAGGTCAGCCGCGACCGAGAGACGAAGATTTGCAGAAAGATTACAGCCCGCCCAAGCTGGACATGGATTCGAAGCCCAACTCGGATCGCAAGTGTGCTCTGTTCATGAAAATCTACCGACCTACTGGAGCTAAAGGAAGACAGGATCGTGCGGCGGCTCCCGATGCGGCCGTTCCGACCAGTGGTGGCAAAGGTGTGAAAGGTAAACTAGAACCGAAGAAGGTCGTAAGTGAAGTGGCGGCCAGCCCCAAAGCGGTGGTGGCACCGACGCCTCCGCCACCAGCTAAAGTTGCACCTGCTGTTCCGTACGTCAACGGCCGGCCTAGTTTGATGTGTCAAGTACCTCTAAGCAAATTGGCTGCTCCTGTCCGTCCGCCGACGCAGGAGAAGAATCCTGAGCGTCCGGTGGAGAACAAAACGAGAACTCCAGTGCCTAAACGTGAGGCTGAAAAATCGTCAACGCCTAATAGGTCGTCATCGAAATCTTCCAAACGACGATCTAGCATCAGTTCAACTTCGTCCGTCTCTGTCCCGCCACCGGTCGTTGCAACGCCATCGCATCGCAAGGAGAGCAAACGAAAACGGAAGGGCGAAGGAGGGGATGATGCTGTGGAGACTCAAACGGGCAAGgctcaaaagaagaagagcagACGGAAAATCAACGTTGAAGAAGCGGAGCAAGAGGCTGGCCCTCTCCCTCCGATCGTTCCTACGCCCAACCACATTCCGTCCGTTGATATCAAATCTTGCCTGTCTCCGTTCGATCCGAGAAACGCATCCCCTGCACCGCCCATGATGCGCACCCAACAACAAACGCAGCCGGGCACCAACCTCGTCTATTTCAGCTATTTCGAGGAACCACCGGCCCATCAGCTGGAACATGAAGATCGTGATCACAATCATTTCCTGAGTGAGGCTAAAGCACTTAAACACGCGGCCGACAAACAG CAAACGGACCGGACTCTTCAAGCAGTACAGTATTTGGAGGCGGTGTTGTTTTTCATCCTGACTGGAAACGCCATGGAGCACGACAGGATGACGGAGAAAGCAGCTTTTACCATGTACAAGGACACGCTCAATCTGATCCGTTACATTTCGTCAAAGTTTCGGCATCAACCTCAGGCCGGCACCCAATCGGCCAACATTGACGCCAAGCTACAAATTCTGTCGTTGCGCTGTCAGGCGTTGCTCTACCTCAAACTGTTCAAAATGCGTCGACACGAGGTCAAAGAGTTCTCCAAGGTGCTAGGAGACTACCATGCCAAG GCCACCACAGTGGCGGTGACTTCTCCGGCAATGGGCGGAGCCTCTGGCAGTGGGATCGCCTTGGATATGCACGGCCAGGCCAGTGTCGGTGGAGGTGTTCTTTACCGGACGAGCGGCACGCCTTCGCCACTTTCGCCTACCCCGTCACCGGCGGGATCAGTGGGCTCGGTGGGTAGCCAATCGTCTGGTTACAGTAGTGGTGAATTAGCACCTGGCCAGACGAGTGGACAAGTTGGTCAGCAGCAGCAAAGACCCCAACAATTGGCCAACAATCAACCGCTTGCCATGTCGACGCCCAATCACCTCAATGTTGGTCCGTGTGTTTCGGTACCACTGGGCGTGCACAGCGTCATGCAAAAGCAGAACCAGTACTTCAGCTACCTGTGCACTTGCCACGAGCTGTGGGAACAGGGTGACAGTCTAGTACAAAGAGCGCAAGCTCAAG ATTTTTTTATCCAACTGGATCGACAATGCGGGCCGCTCACATTTCACAGTTCCTTACGCGATGTTGTCCGCTATGTCCGGGCTGGTGTTCAACGACTGCGTGACGCCTACATTCAGCCGGGTCGGTAg